From one Dermacentor silvarum isolate Dsil-2018 chromosome 3, BIME_Dsil_1.4, whole genome shotgun sequence genomic stretch:
- the LOC119444492 gene encoding putative nuclease HARBI1, translated as MPDDVFRQHFRLRKETVRWLCDEVAEELGGVRSTALSVERQVLCALRFFATGSFQGSVGSEETTGVTQPAVSKCVRRVAEAIVHAGTRNKWVHYPRTSEETAAVKEGFLRRGGIPGVIGCVDGSRIAIIAPKGNNKAAYMCRKGFYALNSMFICDAGMRILAVDALRPGSDHDAHVWRTTWLRRRFQEGHIAKAGEHLLGDSGYPLEPWLLTPVPGHPPAHTAEGRYNTAHASMRSVVERCIGLLKSRFRCLQRYRALHYEPDRAANIVAACAVLHNLCLDEGDSAFDEVDDDESSNSSSDDANGGPLPLVVP; from the exons ATGCCAGACGACGTGTTTCGGCAGCACTTTCGTCTGAGGAAGGAAACTGTGCGGTGGCTGTGCGACGAAGTGGCGGAGGAGCTCGGAGGCGTGCGATCAACAGCGCTGTCGGTGGAGCGACAAGTGTTGTGCGCGTTGCGTTTTTTCGCGACGGGCAGCTTTCAGGGGTCCGTTGGGAGCGAGGAGACGACTGGCGTGACGCAGCCTGCGGTCAGcaagtgcgtgcgacgcgtggcgGAGGCAATCGTCCACGCCGGGACTCGCAACAAGTGGGTCCACTACCCGAGGACGTCGGAGGAAACGGCGGCCGTGAAAGAAGGGTTCCTTCGACGCGGCGGCATTCCCGGCGTCATCGGCTGCGTGGACGGCAGCCGTATTGCCATCATCGCACCGAAGGGCAACAACAAGGCGGCATACATGTGCCGCAAAggcttctatgcccttaacagcaTGTTC ATTTGCGACGCAGGCATGCGGATCCTGGCCGTCGACGCTCTGCGACCGGGGTCGGATCACGACGCACACGTCTGGAGAACGACGTGGTTGCGTCGTCGTTTCCAGGAGGGACACATTGCCAAGGCCGGCGAGCACCTCCTCG gtgacagcggctaccccCTGGAACCATGGCTCCTGACTCCGGTCCCAGGCCATCCTCCCGCTCACACTGCAGAAGGCAGGTACAACACTGCACACGCTTCCATGCGGTCCGTAGTGGAACGCTGCATTGGACTTCTGAAGAGCCGCTTCCGCTGCCTTCAGAGGTACCGTGCCCTCCACTATGAACCAGACCGCGCAGCCAACATCGTTGCAGCGTGTGCAGTGTTGCACAATTTGTGTCTTGATGAAGGTGACAGTGCGTTTGatgaggttgatgatgatgagagcagcaacagcagcagtgacgatGCAAACGGTGGCCCCCTCCCACTTGTAGTTCCCTGA